One genomic window of Malaciobacter molluscorum LMG 25693 includes the following:
- the flgB gene encoding flagellar basal body rod protein FlgB, which produces MKPSSVTQTLFSQLNFRGDRQKVISSNIANINTPGYKTKDLVFEGELKKADESRLKLYTTDKKHLSSFSEENSPIKKRVVDVKGLEEQNDGNNVNLDTQMSEMAKNKVLFDAIQASIRKDSSLFKSVIEASSKN; this is translated from the coding sequence ATGAAACCAAGTAGCGTAACTCAAACATTATTTAGCCAATTAAATTTTAGAGGTGATAGACAAAAAGTAATATCAAGTAATATTGCTAATATAAATACTCCTGGATATAAAACAAAAGATTTAGTTTTTGAAGGTGAACTAAAAAAAGCTGATGAAAGCAGGCTTAAATTATATACTACAGATAAAAAGCATTTATCATCTTTTTCTGAAGAAAATAGTCCTATAAAAAAAAGAGTTGTAGATGTAAAAGGATTAGAAGAACAAAATGATGGAAATAATGTAAATTTAGATACACAAATGAGTGAGATGGCTAAAAATAAAGTTTTATTTGATGCAATACAAGCAAGTATTAGAAAAGATTCAAGTCTTTTTAAATCTGTTATTGAAGCCTCTTCGAAAAATTAA
- the fliG gene encoding flagellar motor switch protein FliG: MEDIDREILKGMSMLEKVAHFCVLIGEDATVKIFQHLPKNVVEDISTAITQINSIDKDISLAVLDEFHLYTRSKGFISSGGFDYAKDILYKSLGKGEADDVLAKLSRMKLAAQSFAYLDAINPKQLSDFIKDESPQTIAVILSHMEAPRAADVLMSLEEDVRVKVTMQMATIKDVSPDVVRTISVILEKKLESLLSSIVDVGGVKVVADMLNRVGPKSQDILKNINGVDTSLATKIKENMFVFEDLLNLDTEYVMKILQNVDTADVAVAMKNSTDEDLEKITSAMSQRASDRFKEEYEMLNKVKIKDIEAAQRKMLDVAQKMIEEGVIDRDMDEE, from the coding sequence ATGGAAGATATCGACAGAGAAATACTAAAAGGAATGTCAATGCTTGAAAAAGTTGCGCATTTTTGTGTTTTAATTGGAGAAGATGCAACTGTAAAGATTTTCCAACACTTGCCAAAAAATGTTGTTGAAGATATTTCAACAGCAATTACTCAAATAAACTCTATTGATAAAGATATTTCTTTAGCAGTTTTAGATGAATTTCATTTATATACTCGTTCTAAAGGTTTTATTAGTTCTGGTGGATTTGATTATGCTAAAGATATTTTATATAAATCTTTAGGAAAAGGTGAAGCAGATGATGTATTAGCTAAACTTTCAAGAATGAAACTAGCTGCCCAATCATTTGCATATTTAGATGCTATTAATCCAAAGCAACTCTCAGACTTTATTAAAGATGAATCTCCCCAAACAATTGCGGTAATTTTATCTCATATGGAAGCACCAAGGGCTGCAGATGTTCTTATGTCACTAGAAGAAGATGTAAGAGTAAAAGTTACAATGCAAATGGCTACAATTAAAGATGTTTCTCCTGATGTTGTTAGAACAATTTCAGTTATTTTAGAAAAAAAATTAGAATCTTTGTTATCTTCTATTGTAGATGTTGGTGGTGTTAAAGTTGTTGCAGATATGTTAAATAGAGTTGGACCAAAATCTCAAGATATTCTTAAAAATATTAATGGTGTAGATACTTCATTAGCAACTAAGATTAAAGAGAATATGTTTGTATTTGAAGATTTATTAAATTTGGATACAGAATATGTGATGAAAATCTTACAAAATGTTGATACAGCAGACGTGGCAGTAGCAATGAAAAATTCTACAGATGAAGATTTAGAAAAAATCACAAGTGCAATGTCTCAAAGAGCAAGTGATAGATTTAAAGAGGAATATGAGATGTTAAATAAAGTAAAAATTAAAGATATTGAAGCTGCTCAAAGAAAAATGTTAGATGTTGCCCAAAAAATGATAGAAGAGGGTGTAATTGATAGAGATATGGATGAAGAATAA
- the fliF gene encoding flagellar basal-body MS-ring/collar protein FliF produces MDQLFKFVNNLNAAQRAVIIGGFSILFVLLVGLLIYSNIKAEDKKFNYTIASNLTKNQVMLASSELESSGVPFTVIGNGNDLTLKTSKEFINIAKIKLVTSEASTSKHVGWEIFEKSSLGSTNFENKVKYLRALEGELSRSLESLSGILRASVKIAIPKQTIFTERKTEPTASAVLTLKPGVYLTQKQIDGIRNFIASAVSDLNSENIKLIDQDGSLLEHSKDEMDNVKSMTQNKYKTKLESGYEKKIVSLLEPIVGPNRVVARVTVNLDFIKKHIQQEIYDPEGTIRSQESTEKTASSQGGAGSGAVAGVDSNIEQPQETATNQGIQSNNESTKTLTNYEISKKVIDQKDNNYSTIKKISAAVTFDSTVLKDVENKEEFITSIQDIVQDSIGYDPKRGDQVSVRSFKFVGLKSLGDASGQAVDENGNIIGSNTDTLSMIKSILKDFSEYIQYIIAAILLFVFYRKFIVNHEVVILGDKNSAKRSEDGSDDGLIDDMLHGFEDEFDMQSAKGRLKAKVKSQIMNNLSGLDEEGAAKYEILIEELDKEINTNPNEMARMIELLLSEGDSKFTSKKKKEGR; encoded by the coding sequence ATGGATCAACTTTTTAAGTTTGTAAATAATTTAAATGCTGCACAAAGAGCAGTTATTATAGGAGGTTTCTCTATACTCTTTGTGTTATTAGTGGGATTACTAATTTATTCAAACATAAAAGCTGAAGATAAAAAATTTAACTATACAATTGCCTCAAATCTTACAAAAAATCAAGTAATGTTAGCAAGTAGTGAACTTGAAAGTTCTGGAGTTCCTTTTACTGTTATTGGTAATGGAAATGATTTAACATTAAAAACATCAAAAGAATTTATTAATATTGCAAAAATTAAACTTGTTACTAGTGAAGCTTCTACTAGTAAACATGTGGGATGGGAAATATTTGAAAAATCATCTTTGGGTTCAACAAATTTTGAAAATAAAGTTAAATATTTAAGGGCATTAGAAGGAGAACTCTCTCGTTCTTTAGAATCATTATCTGGAATATTAAGAGCAAGTGTAAAAATTGCTATTCCCAAACAAACAATATTTACTGAAAGAAAAACTGAACCAACAGCCTCTGCTGTTCTTACTTTGAAACCAGGAGTTTATTTAACTCAAAAACAAATTGATGGAATTAGAAATTTTATTGCTTCAGCTGTTTCTGATTTAAATAGTGAAAATATTAAATTAATTGATCAAGATGGCTCTTTACTTGAACATTCTAAAGATGAGATGGATAATGTAAAGTCAATGACTCAAAATAAATATAAAACTAAATTAGAATCAGGATATGAGAAGAAAATTGTATCACTACTTGAACCAATAGTTGGACCTAATAGAGTAGTTGCAAGAGTAACTGTGAATTTAGATTTTATAAAAAAACATATTCAACAAGAGATATATGATCCTGAAGGTACAATTAGAAGTCAAGAATCTACTGAAAAAACTGCCTCTTCTCAAGGAGGAGCTGGTTCAGGAGCAGTTGCAGGAGTTGATAGTAATATTGAACAACCCCAAGAAACTGCAACAAATCAAGGAATTCAATCAAATAATGAATCTACCAAAACATTAACAAATTATGAAATTTCAAAAAAAGTAATCGATCAAAAAGATAATAACTATTCTACTATAAAAAAAATCAGTGCTGCTGTGACTTTTGATTCTACTGTGTTAAAAGATGTTGAAAATAAAGAAGAATTTATTACTTCAATACAAGATATTGTTCAAGATTCAATTGGATATGATCCTAAAAGAGGTGATCAAGTTAGTGTACGAAGTTTTAAATTTGTTGGCTTAAAATCTTTAGGTGATGCATCTGGACAAGCAGTTGATGAAAATGGTAATATAATAGGTAGTAATACAGATACTTTATCAATGATTAAATCTATTTTAAAAGATTTTAGTGAATATATACAATATATTATTGCTGCAATTTTATTATTTGTTTTTTATAGAAAATTTATAGTAAATCATGAAGTTGTGATTTTAGGCGATAAAAATAGTGCAAAAAGATCAGAAGATGGAAGTGATGATGGATTAATTGATGATATGCTTCATGGCTTTGAAGATGAGTTTGATATGCAAAGTGCAAAAGGAAGACTTAAAGCAAAAGTAAAAAGTCAAATAATGAATAATCTTTCTGGACTTGATGAAGAGGGTGCTGCTAAATATGAAATTTTAATAGAAGAACTTGATAAAGAAATAAATACAAATCCTAATGAAATGGCAAGGATGATTGAATTATTATTATCAGAAGGTGATTCTAAATTTACGAGTAAGAAGAAAAAAGAAGGTAGATGA
- a CDS encoding response regulator: protein MKILIVDDSSTMRRIIGNVVMQLGFSKEDFDEAEDGVKAWKLLTESAYDIILTDWNMPNMNGLELVKKVRSEGNHQKTPIIMITTEGGKSEVITALKAGVNNYIVKPFSADILKEKLDGVLKN, encoded by the coding sequence ATGAAAATTTTGATAGTTGATGATAGCTCTACAATGAGAAGAATTATCGGTAATGTTGTTATGCAATTGGGTTTTTCCAAAGAAGACTTTGATGAAGCAGAAGATGGTGTAAAAGCTTGGAAATTACTTACTGAAAGTGCTTATGATATTATTTTAACTGATTGGAATATGCCAAATATGAATGGTTTAGAATTAGTTAAAAAAGTAAGATCAGAAGGTAATCATCAAAAAACTCCAATTATTATGATTACAACAGAAGGTGGTAAGTCAGAAGTTATCACAGCGTTAAAAGCAGGAGTTAATAATTATATTGTTAAACCATTTAGTGCTGATATTTTAAAAGAGAAACTTGATGGGGTATTAAAAAACTAA
- the flgG gene encoding flagellar basal-body rod protein FlgG produces MIRGLYTAATGMDAQQNQIGVTSNNISNVNTIGFKKDRAEFQDLMYEQLNYTAGQTSQTTRNPTGIDVGMGVKISGVQKSFLQGDLKETGNTFDIAIEGKGFFRITMPDGEIAYTRNGAFKLDDEGAIVNSSGYRLDPEIVIPENVKEVTIAKDGTVTATDENDATVDLGRITTTSFVNSAGLSPLGDSLYKETDASGAPIEGNPSENTFGSLRQGIIELSNVKLVNEMVDLITAQRAYEANSKAITTTDQMLDTVNSLKR; encoded by the coding sequence ATGATTAGAGGCTTATATACTGCTGCAACAGGAATGGATGCTCAACAAAATCAAATTGGTGTAACTTCAAATAATATTTCGAATGTAAATACTATTGGATTTAAAAAAGACAGAGCTGAATTTCAAGATTTAATGTATGAACAACTTAATTATACTGCTGGTCAAACTTCTCAAACAACAAGAAATCCTACTGGAATTGATGTAGGGATGGGTGTTAAAATTTCTGGTGTACAAAAAAGCTTCTTACAAGGTGATTTAAAAGAAACTGGTAATACTTTTGATATTGCAATTGAAGGGAAAGGTTTTTTCCGAATTACTATGCCTGATGGAGAAATAGCTTATACAAGAAATGGTGCATTTAAATTAGATGATGAAGGGGCTATTGTTAATTCTTCAGGTTATAGATTAGATCCAGAAATAGTTATTCCAGAAAATGTAAAAGAAGTAACAATTGCAAAAGATGGAACAGTTACTGCAACCGATGAAAATGATGCAACAGTAGATTTAGGACGTATAACGACTACTAGTTTTGTTAATTCTGCGGGACTTTCTCCATTAGGAGATTCTTTATACAAAGAGACTGATGCTTCAGGAGCACCTATTGAAGGAAATCCTTCAGAAAATACTTTTGGTAGCCTAAGACAAGGAATAATTGAATTATCAAATGTAAAACTTGTAAATGAAATGGTTGATTTAATTACAGCACAAAGAGCATATGAAGCTAACTCAAAAGCAATTACTACTACAGATCAAATGCTTGATACTGTTAATTCACTTAAGAGATAG
- a CDS encoding flagellar hook-basal body protein, whose translation MNQGTYPLAAAMVNQLNRVDMISNNLANANTVGFKQEGMTEGSFNNYLNKAQKAGFNPTKINTITNTIPKLDGKYINEEVGPVVETGNELDFALKSPNTFFKVMNENGQVEYTRDGSFKKMDDFLVDSKGRNILNNDNEPIVTEDNFLDQISVVKIDFKDLEKVGYNNYKTKQGAQVEQLELNDGEMVQGALEKSNINTVSTMVSLIDAQRRFQQTQKGITTIDELNSKVIDKIGNNIQ comes from the coding sequence ATGAATCAAGGAACATACCCTTTAGCAGCAGCAATGGTTAACCAACTAAATAGAGTTGATATGATTTCAAACAATTTAGCAAATGCAAATACAGTTGGATTTAAACAAGAAGGTATGACGGAAGGTTCATTTAATAACTATCTAAATAAAGCACAAAAAGCGGGATTTAATCCTACAAAAATAAATACTATAACTAACACTATTCCAAAACTTGATGGAAAATATATAAATGAGGAAGTAGGTCCTGTAGTTGAAACAGGTAATGAATTAGATTTTGCATTAAAAAGTCCAAATACTTTTTTTAAAGTTATGAATGAAAATGGTCAAGTAGAATATACAAGAGATGGTTCTTTTAAAAAAATGGATGATTTTTTAGTTGATTCTAAGGGTAGAAATATTTTAAATAATGATAATGAACCAATAGTTACAGAAGATAATTTTTTAGATCAGATTTCAGTTGTAAAAATTGATTTTAAAGATTTAGAAAAAGTTGGTTATAACAATTATAAAACAAAACAGGGTGCACAAGTTGAACAATTAGAATTAAATGATGGTGAAATGGTTCAAGGTGCACTTGAAAAATCAAATATAAACACAGTATCAACAATGGTTTCATTAATAGATGCACAAAGAAGATTTCAGCAGACACAAAAAGGTATAACTACCATTGATGAATTAAATTCAAAAGTTATAGATAAAATAGGAAATAATATTCAATGA